TCGTCTACAACAGGTTCGATCTGCACCAGCCAAATGGTGCGATGTACGTCCTTGAGGAGAACCTCGAGGAAGCCAGAGAAGCGTCCGGGAAGACCCCCGACGACGGGTTCGCGATGATCGACGAGGGTGGATCCAGCAGCTCCGCCGCGGGCGCCATCGAGCCGCTGGTGATCCGCGCGAACAGGGGTGACACGGTCGAGATCGAGTTCCACAACCATCTCGACGAACCCGCCTCGATGCACCAGACCGGGCTGCCCTACGACGTGCAGACGTCCGATGGGATGTCGGTCGGCTACAACGCGGATACGACGGCCGCCCCGGGCGAGACGATCACGTACACGTGGGAAGCAGCCAATATCGGCACCCACTTCTTCTACGACGGCGCCAACCAGGCGCTCGACAGCGGACCCGGCAGTATCGATCAGGTGAACCTCCTGTCGCGGGGGCTGTTCGGCGCGATCGTCGTCGAACCGCCGGGGGCGACCTGGACTGACCCAGAGACGGGCGAAGAACTCCGCAGCGGCGTCCGAGCGGACATCCACGACCCCAACGCTCTGGAGACGAGTTACCGCGAGTTCGTCGTCTTCTACCACTCGCCGTCGGGCTTGAAACACGACGTCTACTGGCCGCACAGTGACAAGACACAGCACCCGCACGCGATCAACTACCGGTCCGATCCCAGCGGGCAACGAGTCAACGACAGCTGTCCCGACTGCAACACCGAGAAGACGTTCTATCACTCCTGGACCCACGGCGATCCGGGAGGCGGTGACAACATCTACGACGTCTACAAGGGCGACCCCGTCAAGTTCTGCTTCGTCGGGGCGTCCCAGGAGGAAAACCACGTCCACCACATCCACAACAGCCGCTGGAAGCAGGTGCCGCGAACGGACGCCGACACGATCGACGCCCAGACGATCGGACTCGGCGACGCCTTCCAGTCGTACTTCGTTGCGGGCCACGGCCCGGGGTCGGTCCGGCCCGACATGACGTTCGAGGAGGCGTTCGAGAACGGTGGCGGCGGCTATATGCACGAGGGTGCGGGAGACGTTCTCTTCCACTGTCATATGTTCCCCCACTACGCCGAGGGGATGTGGGGATCGATGCGAGTCCACGACAAGGAGCGGGACTTCCTTGAGCCCCTGCCCAATTCCAGCGAACTCATTTCGGCGGGCTCGGACACGCCCGGGTACCCGGAGTTCATCGGTGATGCGATCGAGAAGGTGAACGGCGTCGACGATCCGAAGGGCTACATCGCCCCCGAACCGCCGCTGCAGTCGGTCGACGATCCGCGACAGCCGACAGGGGCCGAACGAAAAGCCCTCGGCGATGACATCGAGCCCGGCGCCCCCTATGCGGGCCCGGTTCCCGACGGTGAAACGCCGAACCGGGTCATCGAGTACACCATCGTCGCCATGCCGGCCCAGGTCGCGTACAACGACGCGGGCGAACACGACCCCGACGGGATCGTCTACGTCCTGGAGGAGGCGAACGTCCCCGGCGTGACCGACGGCACCGTGACGGTCAACAATGCGGAACAGGTCCGGAACGGTGAGCTCAACCCCGAACCACTCTTCCTGCGGGCCAACGTTGGCGACCTGATCAAGGTCAGGCTGAAGAACGAAGTCGACGGTGCCGGGGCCTCGATTCATCCGCACTTCGTCGGCTTCGACGTGCTCGGGTCGGACTCGCTCGCCAACGGCTACAACTACTACCAGGGAACCGACCACGGCGAAACGAACGAGTACCGGTGGTACGCCGACGAGCGGGGAACGATCTACTTCCACGACCACATCATCGCGCTGAAGGAAGGTCAACACGGCATGTTCAACGCCCTGCTGGTCGAACCGGAGGGCTCGGAGTGGGTCGATCCCTACTCGGGCGAACCGGCGTTCAGCGGCGCCCAGGCGAACATCATCACGCCTGACGACTCCGACGAGAACGACTTCCGCGAGCAGGCGCTCTTCCTCCACGACTTCGTCCCCCTGCGGAACCGCGACGGCGAACTCATCACCCAGAACACACAGCACAACGTCAACGCCGGGACGATGGCGGTCAACCTCCGGAACGCGCCCTACTACAACCGCGACGGCGAGGATCCCGCCTACGTCCACAGCTCGAAGGCCCACGGCGATCCGCCGACACCAGTGCTGGAGGCCTACGAGGGCGATCCGATCAAGTTCCGCGTCCTCCAGGGCGCCTACGAGGAGATGCACAACTTCGCCATCCACGGCCTCCGGATGGACCCGGAAGGGTTCGCCCCGGACGACTACGTCTCCCACGTGATCGGCCCCTCGGAGGCGTTCACCTTCGACGTCGCGCCGGAGGCCACGCAGAACGCCTTCGACAAGACGACCAACCCGGACGGCGTGCCGGTACGGGACTACCGGTACGGGTCGAACGTTATCGACGATCTGTGGTCCGGCCTGTGGGGACTCGTCCGAATCTGGGGCGGGTCCGTCAATCACCTGGAGTGTCTGCCGGACCACGGTTCGCCGGCGCTCGCGATCACCGACGACCAGCTCGCGGAGATGGGCCACCCCTCGCAGTTCTCGGACTTCGACTGGACCGAAGAGGGCCAGTGGGCCAAGCACTACTACCATCCAGACGACACCGACCGGAAGACCCCACCGGACAAGAACGCGCGCCAGAACCCGAACGTGGGTGAGACGCCGCCCCAGGCACCCGGTGACGTCGAGAGCCTGACGAGTCGACTGGACCTCCCGGAGGGTAAGGTGCGGGAGTTCGATGTCACGGCCATCGAGACGGAGATTCCCTACAACGACTACGGCGACCACGATCCGAAGGGCGTCGTCTTCGTCCACGATCGGTACGCGGACGAGGTTCGCAACGGCGACCGCGACCCGCAGCCGCTGACGCTGCACGCCAACGAAGACGAACTCGTCAGGGTGAACCTCACCAACGACCTCCCATGGGACCTGAACAACGACGACGAGCACCCGCTGACGCGCGTGCACAAGGACCACTCGTGGAAGCGGTCCCATCGGATCTCGTTGCACCCGAACCAGGTTCGGTACGACACCAACACCTCCGACGGCTCCGCGGTCGGCTTCAACTACGACACGACCGTCGGCCGCGACGAGACGGTCACTTACGAGTGGTACGCCGACGGTGACCTTGGGACGGTCCTGTTGACCGACGCGGCGGACGTCCGGAGCAACCGCCACCACGGCGCCTTCGGCCAGTTGATCGTGAAGGAGGAAGGCGCGATCGCACTCGACGCCGTGACTGCAGAGCCCACGCCAGACGCGTTCACGAACATCGTCAGGACCCGGGGAGACGAAGAGGACTACCGCCAGACCTCGTTGCTGTTCGCCGACGGGCAGTTCATCTTGAACCGTCACAACCCGGACCAGCCGATCGTGCCGGCCGGCGAGGAAGACGATCCGAACGATCCGCCGAACCAGCTCGGCGAGGAGCCCCAGGATCACGGCTTCGGCGCGGTCAACTACCGCTCGGAGCCGTTCCGGTACCGCTTCGAGGGCGACGAGGCCCAGAACAAGGTGTTCAGCTCCGACGTCCATGGCGACCCGAACACGCCGATCCTCGAGGCGTTCGCGGACGACCCCACGCGCTTCCGGATCGGCTGCGTCGCGGACAAGGGGCGGACGGTCACGTTCCACCTCGCGGGTCACCAGTGGCAGCGCTATCAGGGCGTCGACGAGTCGCCGATCACCGGCGTCGACGCGGACCTGAGCCCCGGCAAGTCCGAGACGTTCGACCTCCTCGGCGGAACCTCCGACCACCCGGGCGACTACCTCTACGCCGACGCCAAGCAATACCGCAAGCTGGAGTCGGGGATGTGGGGGATGGTTCGCGTCACTGACGGCAACGACAACGACGCGGCCGATCCGCAACCGCTCCCGGATCGGTCCGACGACGTGCCGCTCCGGGACCGACCCGGGTACGCCGTCGTCGAGGGATACGTCACCGCCAACGCCGAACTGGACACCGTCGTCGGCGTCTCGGCCAGCGCCATCGGCGCCGTCGGCGCCGGCGGCGTCTACCTGTTCACCGACACGACCGCCGACCAAGTCACCGACCTCTCGAACGCCGACGTCCAGCTCCTCAACCAGTACGTCCACGAGGGAGCAGGAGCCGACATCTCGCTGGTCAACGAGTCGACCCTGGCGGTATCCGACCTCGTCGTCCACACCGAGACCGACATCAACATCGTTCTCGAGGGCACTGTCCTGGCGGACCTCCTCGAGCAGGAACCCGACTCAAAGCTCGCTGCGTTCGTCCGATCGACGACCAATTCTCGAGCAAACAGGATCGCGCCGTTGAGCGGCATCGGGAACCGGACCACGAAGACCCTAGAGAAAATCGTTGACGATCTAGGCGGCAACCTGCTGTAACGCCCTTCGCCCGACTCCCACTTCCGTCTCACGTCGCGTTTCGACGCGACCGGGTTTTTCGAGTACCGTACCCCTCAAAATACGGCCGCCGTACTCGCGGCTCGAAATCACTGACGAGCTACGCCACCTGTTTCAGAACCTGCTGTCGAACGGGCATTCGCTCCCGCGTTGTCACCGCAGTTTATTACCTCGTATATAAATATTATTTGGATTTTTAAACGGTTCATTCGGGGATCACGACTAGCACGGCTTTTAACTCCGTCAATCCCTTCCGAGATGCTATGAACGATCGAGCGGATGCCACGGAAACAGCGTTTTGGCCGGACGACGCTGGCGATTCCGTGGCACTCCAACGCTACCGAACGCTCGTCAATACGGTCGACGACGGTATCTACCAGCTCGATGCCGCTGGACGGTTCGTCGCGGTCAACGATATTATCGTCGAACTGACCGGGTACGCGCGGGACGAACTCATCGGCGAACACGCCTCGATCGTGCTTGCGGACGACGATGTCGAGCGAATCACGCTCGAAATTGCCCAGAGTGTGGCGAACGATGAGCAGTTGACCGACTGCTTCGAGATCACAGCGCACACTGCCGCCGGCGAGACTCGATATTGCGAACTGCGAGCGAGTCTGCTCGTCGAAGATGGTACGTTTCAGGGATCGGTTGGGATCGTGCGTGACATCACCGATAGAAAACGAACGGAAGAGACACTCGACGAACGCGAGCGGCAACTCGAGCGCGAGCGTGATCTGATTGATCGAATTCTCGAGACCAGTCCCGTCGGCATTCAGGTATTCGACGCCGACGGGGAGGTCACCCGTATGAACGAGCGGGTCAGGGACATTCTCGAGATTCCCGAGGAAGAAGCGGAGATATACGATCCGTCACAGCGGCCGGTCTACGACGAGGATGGCCGCGAAGTTCCGGCCACCGAACATCCATTCGCTCGAACCCTCGAGACCGGTGAACCAGTTTACGAGGACGTCCTCCAGATTGACCTCCCGAGCGGCGACTCGCGTTGGCTCTCGGTCAACGCGGCACCCCTCTTCGACGACGCCGGCGACATCGATCGCGTCGTTACGACTGGTGAGGACATCACCGACCTCAAAGAACGGGAACGAGACCTTGAGACCGAACTGAACGAGATTTTCGGTCGGATCTCTGATGCTTTCTACGCACTCGACGAGGAGTTTCGATTCACCCACGTCAATGACCGGGCCGCGGAACTCCTGCAACACGACGAGGAAGAGTTGCTCGGCAAGAACCTCTGGGAGACCTTCCCCTCCGCCGCGGAAATCGACGAGGTCTGGGAGGCATTCCACACGGCACGCGAAACACAGGAGGCGACCAGTTACGAACTTTACTACGATCTGCTCGGGATCTGGGTCGAAGCGAACCTCTATCCGTCCGAAACTGGCGTCTCGGTCTATTTCCGGGATGTAACCGAGCGTAAGGAGCGTGAGCGTGCCCTCGAGGAATCCGAGCGGCGGTACCGCACGCTCGTGGAGTACTTCCCAAACGGACTCGTAACCCTGTTTGATCACGACCTCGAGTACACGCTGGCGGCCGGGCAGGGATTCGACCGCATCCCCGTCGAACCCAACGATCTCGAGGGGAAGCAGTTCCACGATGTCTGGCCGGACGAGACCGCCGCCGGCTTGAGGCCCGTGTTCCAGGCCGCACTCGACGGCGAGGAGGCGTCGGTCGAACTCGAATACGCTGATCGAGAGTGGGTGGTCCACGCGGCCCCGATCACCGACGAGCGTGGCGAGGTCTTCGCCGGCATGACGATGGCCCAGGACATCACCGAACGCCGTGAGTATCAGCGGAAACTCGAAGAGACGATCGAGCGCCTCGAAGATTCGAACGAACGACTCGAACACTTCGCGTACGCCGCCTCACACGACCTGCAAGAACCGTTGCGGATGGTGTCGAGTTATCTGCAATTGATCGAGGACAGATACGGCGACGCACTCGACGAGGACGGGAAAGAGTTTCTGGCGTTCGCCATCGAGGGCGCGGAGCGGATGCGAAAGATGATCGAGGGCCTCCTCGAGTACTCGCGGGTCGAAACGCAGGGCGATCCATTCGAACCAACCGACCTCGAAGATGTCGTCGGAGACGTCCTCACGGATCTCCAGTTTCGGATCGAGGAAAGTGCTGCCGACGTCTCGATCGACGAGCTCCCTCGTGTGAATGGTGACGCCAGCCAGTTACGACAACTGTTCCAAAACCTCCTGTCGAACGCGATCGAATACAGCGGTGACGAACCGCCGACAATCCACGTCGAGGCGGAGAACCAGGGCGGAACGTGGATCATCTCGGTCCACGACGAGGGGATCGGGATCGAGGCTGATGACACGGAACGCGTGTTCGAGGTCTTCCAGCGACTCCACAGCCGCGAGGAGTACGATGGGACTGGGATCGGACTGGCACTCTGTCAACGAATCGTCGAACGCCACGGCGGCGAGATCTGGGTCGAGTCCGAACCGGACGAGGGAACGACGGTGTCGTTTACGCTGCCAGCCGGACCATGGTCCGGGAACTGCTCTGAGTGATTGGCTCCTACTCCGAGAACTCGCGGCTGTTGGGGATTCCGATCGCAGTCGTGCGCGCCTGCTGAAAGAGAGGCTCGTGCTCGTAATGAACGGTGGGACGGATGACGAGTGATGGGGACGGGACTGTGAGAGCCCCAATCATCGCTCCGACGATTGCTCCACCAACCCAGTCCCAGCTGTCAGGTTCTGCTGCGGTTCTCTTCCTCAGACAGTTAGCTCAATGAAACGGACGCACCTTCCAGCTACGGATCAAGCGCTAATCCAGTGTCAGTCACTCCAATTGATGGATACGATGCCTTATGTCTCCTTCGGAGGCAGATGAACGAGTTTGAGCCAGAACTCCACGATCGCGTCTACCAACTGATCGAACTCGTCCGCCGAATCCGGCTTTTGCACGTAGGCGTTCGCGTGGAGTTCATAAGATCGGGTGACCGCCGCTGGTTCGTCCGACGATGTCAAGACGAGCACAGGGATGAGTCGTAACTCGGGTCTGTCTTTGAGTTCGGTGAGGATCTCGATGCCACTCGATTCGGGAAGGTGGAGATCGAGAAGAATGAGATCCGGCGGGGGAGCCTCCGTATAATCGCCGTGCTGAGTGATGTAATCGAGTGCTTGGTTCCCGGTGGAGACGACGGTTACGTCGTTCGGAATCTCTGTCGCCTCAAACGAGTTGATAAAACGTGAGGCACTATGTGGCTCGGGTTCTACGAGAAGGATATCATAGGTTCGATGTTGCTGTCGTGTGAATTCATCCACTCACAATCCCCACGGTCATCAATGCACATGGCTATAATAACAGCACTACCCGAACACTTTGGCCAGTGAAGTCCCGGTGGATTTCCGTTCTACGACGGTAGAGCTCCGTGGTGATCCCGGTATTCCGTGGAAAGTACTGATCTTGGTCTCGAGAGACAGCCGCGTAGCTGGCGAGTAGATCATGTGCCAGCACCGTGACGGCCACTACCGCTCGCGTTCGAGACTCCGTTTTTCCGAAGCAGTTCCTCAAATATGCCGCGAGGAGTTATTCGATGTGAATGCGACCGTCGCTTCGGACGGTTACCGCGTACCCCTCGTACTCAAATTCGATTCGAACTGGGCAGACAGTCGTAGACGTCGGCGAGCGACGACGGCACACACGATTATGGAAGACCTGTTTCCTAATCTCCCGGCGATCGACTTCGAAGAAGGACTCCGACGCGTCTGTGCACAGTACACTGACGGTACAGCGGAGACGTCGTCCGTCCAGTAATCCGAGCAGCGCACGTTCTCCGGACTGCTTTGCATAGCCGGGGAGCCGCGCTCGTCACGGTGACACACCGTTAACAAAGAGTGCTCTGTAGGATCACTAGACTGCGACGACTTCGGAGCAATTGGAGCTGGTTAATTGCGATGTGATCTGGATGAATATTTCCCGATGCTGATGGCTGGCTGAATAGATTTCTGCAAAATCAAGAGATTGCGGGGGATTCCAGATACTAGTCCAGTGACTGACTGTTCTCCGACGATAGTAGGCTACTCACAGCGTCATCTAGCGATCCTCCAGTGCAGAATACAGAGCATGGCTGCAGCAAACCAGTTCGATTCTTCCAGCTGATTTGTGCTGAAGCAGCCGATCAGTAGACCTGCTTACTGTTCGTAAGCAATTCGCTCAACCGCAAGTACCAGTCTGTAAAAAAGGTAGATGACGAATACAGTCACACCAAGCGAAACCAACGCCATGAGCCCCCATATCCAAGCGCCAATCTGTCCGATGGCTACAGCGTAAACGAGACTCAGGAGAAGAATGGCGAGAAGGGCAGCGAGATACTGTGTCGGAATCCTGTTCGGGAATTGAGCTGCTTCCATAGAGTATAATTCAGTCTGTTCGGCCATATGTATTGGGGTATGAACAGGTATGGTTACCTGTTACATACGCACCCTGTACTGACCGTTCCCCACTCTTCGTAGATCGACCTTCGGTTCGTGCCACAGTCGCGCCTTCTATTCAGCAGAGGCTACAAGAATTACCACCCAACTGGTAAGGTATCAAAACGAAGCTAACGGACGGCAGAAGGGACGGTATGAAGTGGGTTGACGAATCAGAAAAGGTCGTAGCAATCTGCACTGACTGTAAATCACCATACGCAGCCCGTCGGTTTCCAACTGGGGACGTTCGACCAATTGGAACGGGTGAAAGCTGTCCCTGTGGGAATTCTGATTTTGAACAGTTCTAGTCATCGAGATCCACTCTGGATTGAGCGTTCAGCTGCTGTGTTGCTTGTCCTCAGTCATGCCACTTGTCTCTCGCAAGGTTCCCCACGACCTGTCCAGCAACTGGTAGAATCAGGATACAAGATACAGAAGATATAATCAGCACGAGGTTTTGTTTGTTTTATCCCGAAGTCAATGAACCAGCCGTTCAGTAAATATGCAAACTGACCACTGAGGTTCCTACCAGTTCGAGATGATGTCTGGCGAGTCCTACAGATACAGGGCGTGTCTGCAATAGAACGAACCAGACTGTGTCATGCAGTTATTAGCAACGTTATTTTAGAATGTTTACAATACAAAGATACTACTGAACCTGAGATTGGTTTTGTAAGTAATATACTGGGAAAGTATATATGCCGGCGATAGCGACGACGATCCCGCCTGCAACAACCCATATCGGAAGAGCAATTGCCAACGTATGACCGGCTGTCAGCACGGCTGCAAGTGGTATTAACAATATGAATACCAGTCCCGAGATACAGAAAGAGCCTATTTGTTGAGACGAATAGCTATCTAAATCAGCCAGAATAAT
The nucleotide sequence above comes from Halosolutus halophilus. Encoded proteins:
- a CDS encoding multicopper oxidase domain-containing protein — its product is MVDNENNQGGKGLQSKRRTFIQGLGMVPMSGFLTNDVSATQAGDVSTESDGTVRTYTVHAIEVDIVYNRFDLHQPNGAMYVLEENLEEAREASGKTPDDGFAMIDEGGSSSSAAGAIEPLVIRANRGDTVEIEFHNHLDEPASMHQTGLPYDVQTSDGMSVGYNADTTAAPGETITYTWEAANIGTHFFYDGANQALDSGPGSIDQVNLLSRGLFGAIVVEPPGATWTDPETGEELRSGVRADIHDPNALETSYREFVVFYHSPSGLKHDVYWPHSDKTQHPHAINYRSDPSGQRVNDSCPDCNTEKTFYHSWTHGDPGGGDNIYDVYKGDPVKFCFVGASQEENHVHHIHNSRWKQVPRTDADTIDAQTIGLGDAFQSYFVAGHGPGSVRPDMTFEEAFENGGGGYMHEGAGDVLFHCHMFPHYAEGMWGSMRVHDKERDFLEPLPNSSELISAGSDTPGYPEFIGDAIEKVNGVDDPKGYIAPEPPLQSVDDPRQPTGAERKALGDDIEPGAPYAGPVPDGETPNRVIEYTIVAMPAQVAYNDAGEHDPDGIVYVLEEANVPGVTDGTVTVNNAEQVRNGELNPEPLFLRANVGDLIKVRLKNEVDGAGASIHPHFVGFDVLGSDSLANGYNYYQGTDHGETNEYRWYADERGTIYFHDHIIALKEGQHGMFNALLVEPEGSEWVDPYSGEPAFSGAQANIITPDDSDENDFREQALFLHDFVPLRNRDGELITQNTQHNVNAGTMAVNLRNAPYYNRDGEDPAYVHSSKAHGDPPTPVLEAYEGDPIKFRVLQGAYEEMHNFAIHGLRMDPEGFAPDDYVSHVIGPSEAFTFDVAPEATQNAFDKTTNPDGVPVRDYRYGSNVIDDLWSGLWGLVRIWGGSVNHLECLPDHGSPALAITDDQLAEMGHPSQFSDFDWTEEGQWAKHYYHPDDTDRKTPPDKNARQNPNVGETPPQAPGDVESLTSRLDLPEGKVREFDVTAIETEIPYNDYGDHDPKGVVFVHDRYADEVRNGDRDPQPLTLHANEDELVRVNLTNDLPWDLNNDDEHPLTRVHKDHSWKRSHRISLHPNQVRYDTNTSDGSAVGFNYDTTVGRDETVTYEWYADGDLGTVLLTDAADVRSNRHHGAFGQLIVKEEGAIALDAVTAEPTPDAFTNIVRTRGDEEDYRQTSLLFADGQFILNRHNPDQPIVPAGEEDDPNDPPNQLGEEPQDHGFGAVNYRSEPFRYRFEGDEAQNKVFSSDVHGDPNTPILEAFADDPTRFRIGCVADKGRTVTFHLAGHQWQRYQGVDESPITGVDADLSPGKSETFDLLGGTSDHPGDYLYADAKQYRKLESGMWGMVRVTDGNDNDAADPQPLPDRSDDVPLRDRPGYAVVEGYVTANAELDTVVGVSASAIGAVGAGGVYLFTDTTADQVTDLSNADVQLLNQYVHEGAGADISLVNESTLAVSDLVVHTETDINIVLEGTVLADLLEQEPDSKLAAFVRSTTNSRANRIAPLSGIGNRTTKTLEKIVDDLGGNLL
- a CDS encoding PAS domain-containing sensor histidine kinase — encoded protein: MNDRADATETAFWPDDAGDSVALQRYRTLVNTVDDGIYQLDAAGRFVAVNDIIVELTGYARDELIGEHASIVLADDDVERITLEIAQSVANDEQLTDCFEITAHTAAGETRYCELRASLLVEDGTFQGSVGIVRDITDRKRTEETLDERERQLERERDLIDRILETSPVGIQVFDADGEVTRMNERVRDILEIPEEEAEIYDPSQRPVYDEDGREVPATEHPFARTLETGEPVYEDVLQIDLPSGDSRWLSVNAAPLFDDAGDIDRVVTTGEDITDLKERERDLETELNEIFGRISDAFYALDEEFRFTHVNDRAAELLQHDEEELLGKNLWETFPSAAEIDEVWEAFHTARETQEATSYELYYDLLGIWVEANLYPSETGVSVYFRDVTERKERERALEESERRYRTLVEYFPNGLVTLFDHDLEYTLAAGQGFDRIPVEPNDLEGKQFHDVWPDETAAGLRPVFQAALDGEEASVELEYADREWVVHAAPITDERGEVFAGMTMAQDITERREYQRKLEETIERLEDSNERLEHFAYAASHDLQEPLRMVSSYLQLIEDRYGDALDEDGKEFLAFAIEGAERMRKMIEGLLEYSRVETQGDPFEPTDLEDVVGDVLTDLQFRIEESAADVSIDELPRVNGDASQLRQLFQNLLSNAIEYSGDEPPTIHVEAENQGGTWIISVHDEGIGIEADDTERVFEVFQRLHSREEYDGTGIGLALCQRIVERHGGEIWVESEPDEGTTVSFTLPAGPWSGNCSE
- a CDS encoding response regulator, with product MDEFTRQQHRTYDILLVEPEPHSASRFINSFEATEIPNDVTVVSTGNQALDYITQHGDYTEAPPPDLILLDLHLPESSGIEILTELKDRPELRLIPVLVLTSSDEPAAVTRSYELHANAYVQKPDSADEFDQLVDAIVEFWLKLVHLPPKET
- a CDS encoding HalOD1 output domain-containing protein, giving the protein MCRRRSPTSTTVCPVRIEFEYEGYAVTVRSDGRIHIE